From the genome of Streptomyces sp. NBC_01317, one region includes:
- a CDS encoding LamG domain-containing protein, which translates to MKAGQGRGTGRLPAIAVAVAIAVGALPSAAFGAPTHFAAPGAAEAATSTVAGAAEGGKTSDPSDAAASAARSSGANVEITSLRTESSEVYATPDGQLEAVQHLKPVRTRLDGRWKTIDNTLARRQDGTVTPNAAAVGLVLSGGGTTPVATLERAGKRLSFTWPTTLPTPSLAGDTATYANVLPDIDLQVTSATDGFSELLVVRTPEAAKDPRLATLKLRVDSPGLDLTESTSGGLEAVDKSAGGVVFQAPKPYMWDSALSASPAQGAQRKAALVNTPSAAPGAGVGIGDAANVAPIGVDVSPDGSELTLTPDQGMLKDSNTTFPVYIDPTTHTPKAGEWTMVSRYWASSPQWRFNGDPDAGVGYCGWDYCAPFDVKRIFYTFPTADFGGKSILSATFVARETWSGSCDGRSVELWRTKGFNSSTTWNSSSDNWLQKLDTRDVAKGNSSSCPAGDVEFDATSGVKYAATHGSSTTSFGLRASNEDDKYGWKRFTDDTYLRVKFNQSPKQVAMSQLVMEPGGSCKKPENKISIRSLPKITANGVKDPDGDEVSVQFQVWWDSGSGFAAQWTSAKMAHDKSGSNFSTRLTETLSNGKKIPKNKTVAWFVRAVDYDEGKSYSYSPWSAAGSATGCYFVWDTSVPPGPTVASGDYPAVDDSDSKDPSYDGVGQYGTFTISSTDTTVTKYWFGVNEEPSSANQLTTTGGAARTVSFRPTRSGTNFVFAKSFDAAGNASEPVSYRFRVKAGQPVRAQWSLDEDTGATQAVGSGGERTLDLHGGPVLGAPGVPGVSGTAMSLDGTDDFAQSDIPTVDTSSGFSVSAWAKLDKVPDAAAVIAAQPGNNAPGFELYYSKTFDRWAFNQYVADTPNATPVRVMQATAGGVKASEWVHLAGTYNSGTDELSLYVNGAVAGSVPYTQPWSARRGLQIGAGSYAGAQASFFPGTVDDVRLYDKPLSATEVGRLYTKQSGIGRPARAVIPLDDPATDDQGEPTTQVAGRAEVAPAVFKGGAKPGQPGRAGKALSLDGIDDYATAGVPHLNNQRSFSVAAWAKLPKTKPTHAAIIATQAGTVKPGFELYYSPTYGWAFNQYSADTADGAPVRAAQGDPNRAPGGEWTQVVGSYDAVTNDLRLYVQGKWVSTTKFDSPFYAGGAVQIGAGSYNGALDSLFPGQISGVQLYDRALSAPEIAELFDAQVSIEGRWKLDASSGTPLTSPDDLTREDHIARALSLGSGARIDASNTMVGTGGLLLGGTSTGFASTTTSPVDTASSFTVSAWVTAPSRPTKPVTVMSMAGTNTSGFAVRYVPDKADPANAGRWQLVMASGDSATAATATAESSNFQINSSWNHLAVVYDAYAGQMRLYVDGQLIPALCVDDDEDGNPDEPGCTESVPWNSSVLPFTAAKGLQLGRVKTSATTWGEYWSGAVDDVWAFAGAASDTQVAALASGQDIPTTPGPR; encoded by the coding sequence CGCGGCCGAGGGCGGCAAAACGTCGGACCCCTCGGACGCGGCCGCGAGCGCCGCCCGCTCCAGCGGCGCGAATGTCGAGATCACTTCCCTGCGCACCGAGTCGAGCGAGGTGTACGCCACTCCCGACGGTCAGTTGGAGGCCGTGCAGCACCTCAAGCCGGTACGGACCAGGCTCGACGGGCGGTGGAAGACCATCGACAACACCCTGGCACGGCGTCAGGACGGCACCGTGACGCCGAACGCGGCGGCCGTGGGTCTTGTGCTCTCCGGGGGTGGCACTACCCCCGTGGCGACGCTGGAACGCGCCGGAAAGCGACTGTCGTTCACCTGGCCGACAACGTTGCCGACGCCGTCCCTCGCCGGTGACACGGCCACGTACGCGAACGTACTGCCCGACATCGATCTCCAGGTGACCTCGGCCACCGACGGCTTCTCCGAACTACTGGTGGTTCGCACTCCCGAGGCGGCGAAGGATCCCCGGCTCGCCACGCTCAAACTGAGGGTGGACTCGCCGGGGCTGGATCTGACGGAGTCGACCTCCGGCGGCCTGGAGGCAGTGGACAAGAGTGCCGGGGGCGTGGTGTTCCAGGCACCGAAGCCGTACATGTGGGACTCGGCCCTGTCGGCTTCTCCCGCGCAGGGCGCACAGCGGAAGGCCGCGCTCGTGAATACCCCCTCGGCCGCACCCGGCGCTGGGGTCGGCATCGGCGACGCCGCCAATGTGGCGCCGATCGGGGTCGATGTGTCCCCGGACGGAAGTGAATTGACCCTCACGCCCGACCAGGGAATGCTGAAGGACTCCAACACGACGTTCCCGGTCTACATCGACCCGACCACCCACACACCCAAGGCGGGGGAGTGGACGATGGTGTCCCGGTACTGGGCGTCGTCGCCGCAGTGGCGGTTCAATGGTGACCCGGACGCGGGCGTGGGTTATTGCGGATGGGACTACTGCGCCCCGTTCGACGTGAAGCGGATCTTCTACACCTTCCCGACGGCCGACTTCGGTGGTAAGTCGATCCTCAGTGCCACCTTCGTCGCACGCGAGACCTGGTCGGGGTCGTGTGATGGGCGATCGGTGGAGCTCTGGCGGACGAAGGGCTTCAACTCGTCGACGACATGGAACAGTTCCAGCGACAACTGGCTTCAGAAACTCGACACACGGGATGTGGCCAAGGGCAACAGTTCGTCCTGCCCCGCAGGGGACGTGGAGTTCGACGCAACGTCCGGCGTGAAGTACGCCGCGACGCACGGCTCGTCCACCACCTCCTTCGGGTTGCGCGCGTCGAACGAGGACGACAAATACGGCTGGAAGCGGTTCACGGACGACACCTATCTACGGGTCAAATTCAACCAGTCGCCCAAGCAGGTCGCGATGTCGCAATTGGTGATGGAACCGGGCGGGTCCTGCAAGAAGCCCGAGAACAAGATCTCCATTCGATCCCTCCCGAAGATCACGGCGAACGGGGTCAAAGATCCTGATGGCGACGAGGTGAGCGTCCAGTTCCAGGTGTGGTGGGACTCGGGCAGTGGCTTTGCCGCGCAGTGGACGTCCGCGAAGATGGCCCATGACAAGTCTGGCAGTAACTTCTCCACCCGCCTGACCGAGACGCTGTCGAACGGGAAGAAGATTCCCAAGAACAAGACGGTGGCGTGGTTCGTCCGGGCCGTCGACTACGACGAGGGCAAGTCTTACAGCTACTCGCCATGGTCTGCTGCGGGGTCCGCCACCGGCTGCTACTTCGTCTGGGACACCAGCGTGCCGCCCGGCCCGACCGTGGCGTCCGGTGACTATCCAGCCGTGGACGACAGTGACTCGAAAGATCCCTCGTACGACGGGGTCGGCCAGTACGGCACTTTCACCATCTCATCCACGGACACGACCGTCACGAAGTACTGGTTCGGTGTGAACGAGGAACCCTCGTCGGCGAATCAGCTCACGACGACCGGTGGTGCGGCCAGGACGGTCAGCTTCCGTCCCACCAGGTCGGGGACCAATTTCGTCTTCGCGAAGAGCTTCGACGCTGCGGGCAACGCGAGTGAGCCGGTGTCCTACCGCTTCCGCGTGAAGGCCGGGCAGCCGGTCCGCGCCCAGTGGAGCCTGGACGAGGACACGGGGGCGACCCAGGCGGTCGGCTCGGGCGGAGAGCGGACGCTGGACCTCCACGGTGGACCGGTGCTCGGTGCCCCTGGCGTTCCCGGCGTCAGTGGCACCGCGATGTCCCTCGACGGCACGGACGACTTCGCGCAGTCCGACATTCCCACGGTGGACACGTCCTCCGGATTCTCGGTCTCGGCCTGGGCAAAGCTGGACAAGGTGCCCGACGCGGCCGCCGTCATCGCGGCACAGCCCGGCAACAACGCACCCGGCTTTGAGCTGTACTACTCGAAAACCTTCGACCGCTGGGCGTTCAACCAGTACGTCGCAGACACGCCCAACGCGACCCCCGTACGCGTGATGCAGGCAACCGCCGGCGGAGTCAAGGCGTCGGAGTGGGTGCACCTGGCGGGTACCTACAACTCCGGGACCGACGAGCTTTCGCTGTACGTCAACGGGGCCGTGGCCGGCTCAGTGCCGTACACACAGCCCTGGAGCGCACGTCGTGGACTACAGATCGGCGCGGGTTCCTACGCCGGTGCGCAGGCCAGCTTCTTCCCCGGGACGGTCGACGATGTCCGCCTCTACGACAAACCCCTGTCGGCCACCGAGGTCGGCCGTCTCTACACCAAGCAGTCAGGCATCGGACGCCCGGCCCGTGCAGTGATACCCCTCGACGATCCCGCCACCGACGACCAGGGTGAGCCGACCACACAGGTGGCCGGACGGGCGGAGGTCGCTCCTGCGGTGTTCAAGGGCGGGGCCAAGCCGGGCCAGCCGGGCCGGGCGGGCAAGGCGCTCAGCCTGGACGGGATCGACGACTACGCCACCGCCGGAGTTCCGCATCTGAACAACCAGCGCAGCTTCTCGGTCGCGGCCTGGGCGAAACTCCCCAAGACCAAGCCCACCCACGCCGCGATCATTGCCACCCAGGCGGGGACGGTGAAGCCGGGCTTCGAGCTCTACTACTCACCTACGTACGGCTGGGCGTTCAACCAGTACTCGGCAGACACCGCCGACGGCGCTCCTGTCCGTGCCGCACAAGGAGACCCGAACAGGGCACCGGGGGGTGAGTGGACCCAGGTCGTCGGCTCCTACGACGCGGTCACCAACGATCTCAGGCTCTATGTGCAAGGCAAGTGGGTGTCGACCACAAAGTTCGACTCCCCCTTTTACGCGGGAGGCGCCGTCCAGATCGGAGCCGGTTCGTACAACGGCGCGCTGGACAGTTTGTTCCCGGGGCAGATCTCCGGTGTTCAGTTGTACGATCGCGCTCTCTCCGCACCGGAGATCGCCGAACTGTTCGACGCGCAGGTGAGCATCGAGGGGCGCTGGAAGCTGGACGCCAGTTCGGGCACACCCCTCACGAGTCCGGACGACCTCACCCGTGAGGACCACATCGCGCGGGCGCTTTCCCTCGGAAGCGGTGCGCGTATCGACGCGTCCAACACGATGGTGGGCACCGGCGGTCTGCTCCTGGGCGGAACCAGTACGGGATTTGCCTCCACGACCACCTCGCCGGTGGACACGGCCAGCAGCTTCACCGTCAGCGCGTGGGTGACAGCGCCGTCCCGGCCCACCAAGCCGGTCACGGTGATGAGCATGGCTGGGACCAACACCAGCGGTTTCGCGGTGCGTTATGTCCCAGACAAGGCGGACCCGGCCAACGCCGGACGCTGGCAGCTCGTCATGGCGAGCGGCGACAGTGCCACGGCGGCGACGGCGACGGCCGAAAGCTCCAACTTCCAGATCAACAGTTCCTGGAACCACCTCGCGGTCGTGTACGACGCCTACGCGGGACAGATGCGGCTGTACGTCGACGGGCAACTGATTCCGGCGCTGTGTGTCGACGATGACGAAGACGGGAATCCCGACGAACCCGGCTGTACGGAATCGGTGCCGTGGAACTCCTCGGTACTGCCGTTCACGGCCGCCAAGGGCCTCCAACTGGGGCGCGTCAAGACCAGTGCCACCACTTGGGGCGAGTACTGGAGCGGAGCCGTCGACGACGTGTGGGCCTTCGCGGGAGCGGCGAGCGACACACAGGTGGCGGCACTGGCCAGCGGTCAGGACATCCCCACCACGCCCGGGCCGAGGTAG
- a CDS encoding polymorphic toxin-type HINT domain-containing protein encodes MAGRGQTRTRRRIALSLAAVMVCTLVQAVTMSPAEARSTLPKVPASEKALSGHGVKALPRTTGKGPKTPAEAPLEAWPGVGSATVSLPSAGAAESAPWVKAGKLPITLTASATKTMSSKGRSTGSAASAGTDTPLSGRATVRVLDRKTAERAGVEGMLFSVQRVPGADGEAFGVGVDYAAFAQAYGGAYATRLRLVQLPACAATRPGARECSAAEPVAARNNSVTQTLTATGLTLPAEENGAYEPILLAVTTAASSDHGDYTASQLSASSAWQTNLNTGDFSWSYDMPVPQVPGGFVPQVGLTYSSAGVDGRTSSTNNQSSWAGDGFDLSPGFIERSYKSCVDEGVKNADGLKPGDMCWGYDNATLSFNGHSGELIPDGTDAFKVKGDDGTKVERIYGSATDVRDNGDNDQEYWRVTTTDGVQYYFGYHKLPGWKSGNETTDSTWTLPVYGNDTGEKCHAAAFADSWCQQAWRWNLDYAVDPRGNAIAYYYDKETNYYGRNLKPADETAYTRGGTLDRIEYGLRSTTVYSAKALATADFTSSERCLPEAGVTCAAATIDDKASYWYDTPWDLNCVAGKDCTNSAAPTFWTRKRLTDVTTSVLGTDGAYDAVDSWKLAHHWGMADIDRQLLLDSVEHTGSSAAPAITLPKVTFGYDQRANRLDLPGDDTSPFIKERLNVVEDESGGRVVVNYSTAPCDAANLPTPQTNSTRCYPVFFTRQGDADPSLQWFNKYVVDLVTQKDRAQLSPDMTTRYSYLDGAAWHYDDDDGLTKEKYKTWSTWRGYGHVRVQTGGADPVGMKSQTDHYFLRGMDGDKAAPAGGTKTVTVSDGNGGTITDHDSAVGFEYRTEQYDGPGGKVLEKTVSTPWHHETAKRVRSWGTTTANLTGIASARTWTSLDDGAGTSWRTTNRVNILETKAGRVIQTDDFGDESTSADNQCTRTTYVDNDSAWIFDAPSRAELVAGKCADTPKRAKDVISDVRTAYDGQDYGKAPTKGDATREAKLSSHNGTTATYLESESGYDTYGRQLSEKDISATVTATETTAPVRMARADGRTTTTAYAPATGFAKTSTVTTPPATAGDAATAQVVTTTYDPLRGQPTIVVDTNLKRTETTYDALGRNLRIWLPNRPRSSFPVASFEFTYTVDGSNPVAVGTRTLAGTGQLTSYELLDGFLRPRQTQAPGPKGGRLVTDTFYDERGLVEKAFAPYYNPSAPSTAAVKLDNSLSVETQTWNTFDGLGRTVKSQQIAGDDDGARVTSTTSTTYRGDRITMIPPKGATPTTTVSDARGNTTDLLQHRPTPSVGFDTTHYEYNSAGALIEVTDPSANKWTFGYDQRGNRISSHDPDKGDSSSFYDDRDQLIWSKDANQKTITHVYDGLGRETETHEGDASGPLLTKRTWDPSGAEGQLDSVSRYIGGASGVAYTTSYSQYDTLYRPNRVTTNIPSVKGEEALAGSYQSNTKYNVDGTVQSVSYPAVGNLPAETVVPTYDEVLRPVRLAGSLTQSTYIDGTIYSFTGKPLTYTYRNGGAKTQVNNTYELGTQRLSNSAVNRENVLGTDKSATYGYDEAGNVTSVRDVSRAGTDNQCFIYDYLGRLTEAWTQGTQTCGETPGAGLLGGPAPYWQSYSYDAGGNRLSDTNHDLSGDASKDVKRTFSYPDPGGVRPHAVTQVDTAGPTGTSSDNFTYDAAGNTKSRTLGGNTQTLAWDTEGHLQQVTVPDGAGGTKTLASYVYDADGNRLIQRTESETILYLGSTEIRLTKGTTSPKGTQYFDIGDGNQAIRTDDNKLSFLIGDHNGTSELAVNAADGAMQQRRSTPFGDPRGTSPTSWPGQNGFVGGTKDTTTGLTHLGAREYDPSLGRFLSVDPVMVTSDPQQMNGYAYGSNNPLTHADPSGACPNIDCPTRPCANCENNPPGHAAKPPKLTAAGQAAVKQQKRDTVRAQTVKKTPVVEVIQKVGWDLFKSYIGLDDIQSCVSGSVAGCGSLLIGVIPWTAGPKKALELTKSAWKIAKAIRKWRKEQKWADQILESGGSCAVPHSFLPGTGVLLADGTTKAIEDVQTGDVVVVTDPDTGRTTKKKVVATITTEDDKQFTRLTVATPDGASTLDATDTHPFWVPALKAWVNAGDLKPGQTLRTSVGTHVQIAKVVHYAKRQRTHDLTVDDVHTYYVVAGATPVLVHNAGGRSDPEVVCTLGNFAQESIPAASKSQKFTPEERRRIDEIGQAFGCHTCGSIDPFTKSGHYVPDHQPISSWVPNGTPQRLYPQCLPCSRQQAGWARQLAPIMKPLYELKGK; translated from the coding sequence ATGGCGGGGAGAGGGCAGACCCGGACGCGGCGCAGGATCGCGCTGTCGTTGGCGGCGGTGATGGTCTGCACGCTGGTGCAGGCCGTCACGATGAGTCCGGCGGAGGCGAGGAGCACGCTGCCGAAGGTTCCCGCTTCGGAGAAGGCGCTGTCGGGGCACGGGGTGAAGGCACTTCCCCGTACGACTGGAAAGGGGCCGAAGACACCGGCCGAGGCGCCTCTGGAGGCCTGGCCCGGGGTGGGATCCGCCACGGTCTCGCTCCCGTCCGCCGGCGCGGCCGAATCCGCTCCATGGGTGAAGGCCGGAAAGCTGCCGATCACCCTGACCGCTTCAGCAACGAAGACGATGTCCTCCAAGGGACGCTCGACGGGCTCCGCTGCTTCTGCTGGAACGGACACTCCCCTGTCGGGCAGAGCCACAGTCCGGGTGCTCGACAGGAAGACGGCCGAGCGCGCCGGTGTGGAGGGCATGCTCTTCTCCGTCCAGCGCGTGCCCGGCGCAGACGGCGAAGCGTTCGGCGTCGGCGTTGACTACGCGGCGTTCGCCCAAGCCTACGGCGGTGCCTACGCGACCCGCCTCAGGCTCGTACAGCTGCCGGCCTGTGCGGCCACCCGTCCCGGCGCGCGCGAGTGCTCGGCCGCCGAGCCCGTCGCTGCACGCAACAACTCGGTGACGCAGACCCTCACCGCCACGGGTCTGACCCTGCCCGCCGAGGAGAACGGCGCATACGAGCCGATACTGCTGGCGGTCACCACCGCGGCCTCCAGCGATCACGGCGACTACACGGCCAGCCAGCTGTCCGCCTCGTCGGCCTGGCAGACGAACCTGAACACGGGGGACTTCTCGTGGTCGTACGACATGCCCGTGCCTCAGGTTCCCGGAGGCTTCGTCCCGCAGGTGGGTCTGACGTATTCGTCGGCCGGCGTCGACGGGCGTACCTCCAGCACCAACAACCAGTCGTCCTGGGCTGGTGACGGCTTCGACCTGTCGCCCGGTTTCATCGAACGCAGCTACAAGTCCTGCGTCGACGAGGGTGTCAAGAACGCCGACGGGCTCAAGCCGGGCGACATGTGCTGGGGCTACGACAACGCCACGCTGTCCTTCAACGGGCACTCGGGCGAGCTCATCCCCGACGGCACCGACGCTTTCAAGGTCAAGGGCGACGACGGCACCAAGGTCGAGCGGATCTACGGCTCGGCGACCGACGTGCGTGACAACGGAGACAACGACCAGGAGTACTGGCGCGTCACCACCACCGACGGGGTCCAGTACTACTTCGGTTATCACAAACTGCCCGGCTGGAAGTCCGGTAACGAGACCACCGACTCGACCTGGACGCTGCCGGTGTACGGCAACGACACGGGCGAGAAGTGCCACGCCGCCGCCTTCGCCGACTCCTGGTGCCAGCAGGCCTGGCGCTGGAATCTCGACTACGCCGTCGACCCCCGCGGCAACGCGATCGCCTATTACTACGACAAAGAGACGAACTACTACGGCCGGAACCTGAAGCCCGCTGACGAGACCGCGTACACCCGCGGCGGCACGCTGGACCGTATCGAGTATGGCCTCCGGTCCACGACGGTCTACAGCGCCAAGGCATTGGCCACGGCGGACTTCACCTCGTCCGAACGATGCCTGCCCGAGGCGGGCGTGACCTGCGCGGCCGCCACGATCGACGACAAGGCGTCCTACTGGTACGACACGCCGTGGGACCTGAACTGCGTGGCGGGCAAGGACTGCACGAACTCCGCGGCGCCCACGTTCTGGACGCGCAAGCGTCTGACCGACGTCACCACCAGTGTCCTGGGCACCGACGGTGCGTACGACGCGGTCGACTCCTGGAAGCTCGCTCACCACTGGGGCATGGCGGACATCGACCGTCAACTGCTCCTCGATTCCGTTGAGCACACCGGATCCTCTGCCGCCCCGGCGATCACGCTCCCCAAGGTGACCTTCGGTTACGACCAGCGTGCCAATCGCCTTGACCTGCCCGGCGACGATACTTCTCCGTTCATCAAGGAGCGGTTGAACGTGGTGGAGGACGAGTCCGGAGGCAGGGTAGTCGTCAACTACTCGACCGCGCCCTGCGACGCCGCGAACCTGCCGACTCCGCAGACCAACTCCACCCGTTGCTACCCAGTGTTCTTCACCCGGCAGGGAGACGCCGATCCGAGCCTCCAGTGGTTCAACAAGTACGTCGTTGACTTGGTGACGCAGAAGGACCGCGCCCAGCTTTCGCCGGACATGACCACGCGGTACAGCTACCTCGACGGCGCGGCCTGGCACTACGACGACGATGACGGACTGACCAAGGAGAAGTACAAGACCTGGTCCACCTGGCGCGGTTACGGCCACGTCCGGGTGCAGACAGGCGGTGCGGACCCGGTGGGCATGAAGTCCCAGACTGACCACTACTTCCTGCGCGGAATGGACGGCGACAAGGCGGCGCCCGCCGGTGGCACGAAGACGGTCACCGTGTCCGACGGTAACGGCGGCACGATCACGGACCACGACTCCGCGGTCGGCTTCGAGTACCGGACCGAGCAATACGACGGCCCCGGCGGGAAGGTCCTCGAAAAGACCGTCAGCACGCCCTGGCACCACGAGACGGCGAAGCGAGTCCGCTCCTGGGGCACCACCACCGCCAACCTGACCGGCATAGCCTCAGCCCGCACCTGGACCTCTCTCGACGACGGGGCTGGTACCTCCTGGCGGACGACCAACCGGGTCAACATCTTGGAGACCAAAGCCGGCCGGGTCATCCAGACCGACGACTTCGGGGACGAGTCCACCTCTGCCGACAACCAGTGCACCCGCACCACGTACGTCGACAACGACTCGGCCTGGATCTTCGACGCCCCGTCCCGCGCCGAGCTTGTCGCCGGCAAGTGCGCCGACACCCCCAAGCGTGCCAAGGACGTCATCTCGGACGTGCGGACCGCATACGACGGGCAGGACTACGGGAAGGCACCCACCAAGGGCGATGCGACACGCGAGGCGAAGCTGAGCTCCCACAACGGCACCACCGCCACTTACCTGGAGTCGGAGTCGGGCTACGACACCTACGGTCGCCAGCTCAGCGAGAAGGACATCTCCGCGACGGTCACTGCCACAGAGACGACCGCGCCCGTGCGGATGGCCCGCGCCGACGGCAGGACCACGACCACCGCGTACGCCCCGGCGACCGGATTCGCCAAGACATCGACCGTGACGACGCCGCCCGCGACGGCGGGCGACGCGGCCACGGCGCAGGTCGTGACGACTACGTATGACCCACTTAGGGGTCAGCCCACCATCGTCGTTGACACGAACCTCAAGCGTACGGAGACCACGTACGACGCACTCGGCCGAAACCTGAGGATCTGGCTGCCCAATCGTCCCAGGAGCTCGTTTCCGGTCGCCAGTTTCGAATTCACCTACACCGTCGACGGCAGCAACCCCGTCGCGGTCGGCACGAGGACCCTCGCTGGGACTGGCCAGCTGACCAGCTACGAACTCCTCGATGGATTCCTGCGCCCCCGCCAGACACAGGCCCCCGGGCCGAAGGGCGGCCGCTTGGTCACGGACACGTTCTACGACGAGCGGGGACTGGTCGAGAAGGCATTCGCGCCCTACTACAACCCCTCGGCGCCCTCCACGGCCGCCGTCAAACTGGACAACTCGCTCTCTGTCGAGACCCAGACCTGGAACACGTTCGACGGGCTCGGCCGCACGGTCAAATCCCAGCAGATCGCGGGTGACGACGACGGCGCACGGGTGACCTCCACCACCAGTACGACGTACCGCGGCGACCGAATCACCATGATTCCGCCGAAGGGTGCCACGCCGACCACTACGGTCAGCGACGCGCGGGGAAACACGACCGACCTGCTCCAGCACCGGCCGACGCCCAGCGTCGGTTTCGACACCACGCACTACGAGTACAACTCGGCCGGCGCACTGATCGAGGTCACCGACCCGTCGGCCAACAAGTGGACCTTCGGTTACGACCAACGCGGCAACCGGATCAGCTCGCACGATCCCGACAAGGGTGACTCCTCCTCCTTCTACGACGACCGTGACCAGCTCATCTGGTCCAAGGACGCCAACCAGAAGACGATCACCCACGTCTACGACGGTCTCGGCCGTGAGACGGAGACCCACGAGGGGGATGCCTCCGGGCCGCTCCTGACCAAGCGGACGTGGGATCCGTCCGGCGCCGAGGGGCAGCTCGACTCGGTGAGCCGCTACATCGGTGGAGCGAGCGGAGTCGCCTACACGACGTCCTACAGCCAGTACGACACGCTCTACCGGCCGAACCGGGTCACGACGAACATCCCCTCGGTGAAGGGTGAGGAGGCGCTGGCCGGGTCGTACCAGAGCAATACCAAGTACAACGTGGACGGAACGGTCCAGTCCGTCAGCTATCCGGCGGTGGGCAACCTCCCCGCCGAGACCGTCGTCCCCACGTATGACGAGGTACTGCGTCCTGTCCGGCTCGCGGGGTCGCTCACCCAGTCCACGTACATCGATGGCACGATCTACAGCTTCACCGGCAAACCCCTGACCTACACGTACCGCAACGGCGGTGCGAAGACGCAGGTCAACAACACGTACGAGCTTGGGACGCAGCGACTTTCCAACTCCGCGGTGAACCGGGAGAACGTCCTCGGTACGGACAAGTCCGCCACCTACGGCTACGACGAGGCGGGCAACGTGACGTCCGTCAGGGACGTTTCACGGGCCGGCACCGACAACCAGTGCTTCATCTATGACTACTTGGGCCGGCTGACTGAGGCGTGGACCCAGGGGACGCAGACTTGCGGGGAGACACCCGGCGCCGGTCTTCTCGGCGGCCCGGCTCCGTACTGGCAGTCCTATTCGTACGATGCCGGCGGCAACCGGCTCTCGGACACCAACCACGACCTATCCGGTGACGCGAGCAAGGACGTCAAGCGTACGTTCTCGTACCCCGACCCGGGCGGCGTGCGGCCGCATGCGGTCACCCAGGTCGACACCGCGGGCCCGACAGGCACGTCGAGCGACAACTTCACGTACGACGCTGCGGGCAATACGAAGAGCCGGACCCTGGGCGGCAACACCCAGACGCTCGCCTGGGACACCGAGGGGCATCTCCAGCAGGTCACGGTTCCGGACGGCGCCGGGGGCACGAAGACCCTCGCCTCCTACGTGTACGACGCCGACGGCAACCGCCTGATCCAGCGCACCGAGTCGGAGACCATCCTGTACCTCGGTTCCACCGAGATCAGGCTTACGAAGGGTACGACCTCTCCCAAGGGAACCCAGTACTTCGACATCGGTGACGGGAATCAGGCGATCCGTACCGACGACAACAAGCTGAGCTTCCTCATCGGCGACCACAACGGCACTTCCGAACTGGCCGTCAACGCCGCCGACGGCGCGATGCAGCAGCGCCGCTCCACACCGTTCGGGGATCCCCGGGGTACGTCCCCTACGAGCTGGCCCGGCCAAAATGGTTTCGTCGGAGGGACGAAGGACACCACCACCGGCCTCACGCACCTGGGGGCACGCGAGTACGACCCGTCCCTCGGCCGTTTCCTCTCCGTCGACCCGGTGATGGTGACGTCGGATCCGCAGCAGATGAACGGCTACGCGTACGGCAGCAACAACCCGCTGACCCACGCCGACCCCTCCGGCGCGTGCCCGAACATCGACTGCCCCACCCGCCCGTGCGCGAACTGCGAGAACAACCCGCCCGGCCACGCGGCCAAACCGCCGAAACTCACGGCGGCCGGGCAAGCAGCGGTGAAACAGCAGAAGCGGGACACCGTCCGTGCCCAGACGGTCAAGAAGACTCCGGTTGTTGAGGTCATCCAGAAGGTGGGCTGGGATCTATTCAAGTCGTATATCGGCCTGGATGACATTCAGAGCTGCGTGAGCGGGAGTGTGGCGGGGTGCGGGAGTCTTCTGATCGGCGTCATTCCATGGACGGCAGGGCCCAAGAAGGCCCTCGAACTCACCAAGTCCGCCTGGAAGATAGCCAAAGCCATCAGGAAATGGCGCAAGGAGCAGAAGTGGGCTGATCAGATCCTGGAATCGGGAGGAAGCTGTGCGGTCCCGCACAGCTTCCTCCCGGGGACGGGGGTGCTGTTGGCGGACGGAACGACCAAAGCGATCGAGGACGTTCAGACGGGTGACGTCGTGGTGGTCACCGATCCGGATACGGGGAGGACGACGAAGAAGAAGGTCGTCGCGACCATCACCACCGAGGACGACAAGCAGTTCACCAGGCTGACGGTCGCTACCCCGGACGGTGCATCGACCCTCGATGCGACGGACACCCACCCGTTCTGGGTTCCCGCGCTCAAGGCGTGGGTGAACGCGGGAGACCTCAAGCCGGGCCAGACACTACGCACGAGCGTCGGCACCCACGTCCAGATCGCCAAGGTCGTGCACTACGCGAAGCGGCAACGCACGCATGACCTCACGGTGGACGACGTCCATACGTACTATGTGGTGGCGGGGGCCACGCCAGTCCTCGTTCACAATGCTGGCGGTCGTAGCGACCCCGAAGTCGTTTGCACGCTTGGGAATTTTGCGCAGGAGTCGATCCCTGCCGCAAGTAAGTCTCAGAAATTCACACCTGAAGAGCGGCGCCGAATCGATGAAATCGGTCAGGCATTCGGCTGTCATACATGTGGCTCCATTGACCCATTCACAAAGAGTGGACACTATGTTCCGGACCATCAGCCGATCAGCTCGTGGGTTCCCAATGGTACGCCTCAGCGCCTTTACCCTCAGTGTTTGCCATGTAGTCGACAGCAGGCAGGTTGGGCCCGGCAACTAGCCCCAATCATGAAACCACTATACGAATTGAAGGGGAAATGA